In Micromonospora sp. WMMA1363, a genomic segment contains:
- a CDS encoding histidinol-phosphate transaminase encodes MRPDSGMDLSLLDKGAHSASYFMLTRGMGPDADIVDFCIPCNPYFPTPEMFATLADNLTTILKYYPSDATSITKQLAGVLGLHPQTVAMANGSTELITWIDHLLIKQSVAVPIPTFGRWTDQPLETGKRVDMFLLQESEGYALDLDAYQQFIRDRGSRVAVVCNPNNPDGGYLPRRNLLRFVDGLHDLDLVVVDESFIDFVDAERCGSLARDAAIRPNVVVLKSLGKNFGLHGIRFGYLTANPALAERVGKALPKWNLNSLAEAVVYMIKDYEAEYRESLRLLRRDRTQMAETLRLVPGLTVFPSQGNFLLVKLPPGQNGTAMRDYLMSQHQVFVRECGNKLGMTSQFLRLVVRPRHDVDRLIDGMLSYGRYLRGEDSVGGHLVVHPASRTASHTAREAMVAH; translated from the coding sequence TTGCGACCAGACAGTGGTATGGACCTGAGCCTGCTCGACAAGGGGGCGCACAGCGCCTCGTACTTCATGCTGACCCGGGGCATGGGTCCGGACGCGGACATCGTCGACTTCTGCATCCCATGCAACCCGTACTTCCCGACACCGGAGATGTTCGCCACGCTGGCGGACAACCTGACGACGATCCTCAAGTACTACCCCAGCGACGCAACGTCGATCACCAAGCAACTGGCCGGGGTGCTCGGGTTGCACCCGCAGACCGTAGCCATGGCGAACGGCTCCACCGAGCTGATCACCTGGATCGACCATTTGCTGATCAAGCAGAGCGTGGCGGTCCCGATCCCGACCTTCGGGCGGTGGACGGACCAGCCGTTGGAGACCGGCAAGCGGGTGGACATGTTCCTGCTGCAGGAGTCTGAGGGGTACGCCCTGGACCTGGACGCGTACCAGCAGTTCATCCGGGATCGAGGTTCCCGGGTCGCGGTGGTGTGCAACCCGAACAACCCGGACGGCGGGTACCTGCCGCGGCGCAACCTACTCCGATTCGTGGACGGCCTGCACGACCTGGACCTGGTTGTCGTGGACGAGTCGTTCATCGATTTCGTCGACGCCGAGCGATGCGGTTCGCTGGCCCGGGACGCGGCGATCCGGCCTAACGTGGTGGTGCTGAAGAGCCTGGGCAAGAACTTCGGCCTGCACGGCATCCGGTTCGGCTACCTGACGGCGAATCCGGCGCTGGCCGAGCGGGTCGGCAAGGCACTGCCGAAGTGGAACCTGAACTCACTGGCCGAGGCCGTGGTCTACATGATCAAGGACTATGAAGCGGAGTATCGGGAGAGTCTCCGACTGCTGCGCCGGGACCGGACGCAGATGGCCGAGACACTGCGGCTGGTGCCGGGACTGACGGTGTTCCCCTCACAGGGCAACTTCCTGCTGGTGAAGCTGCCGCCCGGGCAGAACGGGACGGCGATGCGGGACTACCTGATGAGCCAGCACCAGGTGTTCGTCCGGGAGTGCGGCAACAAGCTGGGCATGACCAGCCAGTTCCTGCGCCTGGTCGTACGCCCGCGCCACGACGTGGACCGGTTGATCGACGGAATGCTCAGTTACGGCCGGTACCTGCGCGGCGAGGACTCGGTGGGCGGTCACCTGGTCGTGCACCCGGCCAGCCGTACGGCGAGTCACACCGCGCGCGAGGCGATGGTCGCGCACTGA
- the asnB gene encoding asparagine synthase (glutamine-hydrolyzing): protein MCGIAGYIGISAIWGEPVLRRMADAQVHRGPDGDGYLAEGLIGLAHRRLVVIDRARGQQPMRSADGRYAMVYNGEVYNYRELRAELTGLGHRFTTASDTEVVLAAWTQWGRAAFDHFNGMFALAIADFERGEVVLARDQFGIKPLYLADDGDGRVFFASEIRPLLASDAIPRKPDDLTIYRYLRFRTHDDTTRTFFHGISRLMPGELALLSPDGRIQRSTYTNLYEDMDRLAATPKPYDRAGRQRFTAALNNAIKTRLVSDVPVGTALSGGLDSSTLVATIQRLLAAADRAAQPVGATQQTFSAVFPGESNNEEDYVDAVVAGCDALQVHKVRPDPDRFLVELRDFVRTQEEPVISTAPYAQYCVMREASRHVTVMLDGQGADEMLAGYLPYYLVNLRGLQPVRAAAELSRSLDVLWRLSRFRLADTVRRRRLAPADALLGRDFATAYRHERFPTVNNDIKARLAEDLFRHSLPALLRYEDRNTMRFSIEGRVPFLDTTLLRTVWSLDTSAIIHRGWNKRALRDATTDLLPRLVHRRRDKIGFTTPEDSWFRRIKNDVYLVFASQSFGARPYFDQPAVLRAFEDYVAGRGGAESMTFWRILNVELWLREFIDAPPAVRSDSGDRVTSLRAARPQDDDSHADLPGLHPQAPPKPDFVPNAQKELLLADGAWARFPLRTDLIATGDDVPTLAATRVGEFFKQVPEMPLPAQQLTNAGRWYLFVSEKVVAVAQGRIFKVDDIRSGVWARLLSRFVRHTPYGIGLGHPATMQLAIQEVGLPRILIASAVAAAGKAVGRRGLFYQVTGPAVRAIDGPTEYSAYPANISAKLAPTDPARVSRETTAAIRAVLPTEIAERFGGTVVIDANDFGQDVLGHDADLPEAVLARAFADNPLGQAREQTPFAVVVDQASRAPATSDRCRSGTPSRTR, encoded by the coding sequence ATGTGTGGGATAGCTGGCTATATCGGCATCAGCGCCATCTGGGGTGAGCCGGTGCTTCGTCGCATGGCGGATGCTCAGGTGCACCGGGGTCCCGACGGAGACGGATATCTGGCCGAAGGGCTGATCGGTCTGGCGCACCGGCGGCTGGTGGTCATCGACCGGGCCCGCGGCCAGCAGCCGATGCGCTCAGCGGACGGCCGATACGCGATGGTCTACAACGGCGAGGTCTACAACTACCGGGAGCTGCGCGCGGAGTTGACCGGTCTCGGCCATCGTTTCACCACCGCGAGTGACACCGAGGTCGTGCTCGCCGCATGGACCCAGTGGGGCCGGGCGGCGTTCGACCATTTCAACGGGATGTTCGCCCTGGCTATCGCCGATTTTGAACGCGGGGAGGTGGTATTGGCCCGCGATCAGTTCGGCATCAAGCCGCTATACCTCGCCGACGACGGGGACGGCAGGGTGTTCTTCGCCAGCGAGATTCGGCCGCTGCTGGCCAGCGACGCAATCCCACGAAAGCCGGACGACCTCACCATCTATCGATACCTACGGTTTCGGACACACGACGACACCACCCGCACCTTCTTTCACGGGATCAGCCGGTTGATGCCCGGCGAACTCGCGCTACTCTCACCGGACGGCCGAATTCAACGCTCGACCTACACCAACCTGTACGAGGACATGGACCGGCTCGCCGCGACGCCGAAGCCCTACGACCGGGCAGGCCGGCAGCGGTTCACCGCCGCGCTCAACAATGCGATCAAGACACGGCTGGTCAGTGACGTTCCGGTGGGAACCGCGCTGTCGGGTGGCTTGGACTCCTCGACCCTGGTGGCTACCATCCAACGGCTCCTGGCCGCCGCCGACCGGGCCGCCCAGCCGGTGGGTGCGACCCAGCAGACGTTCTCGGCGGTCTTCCCCGGCGAGAGCAACAACGAGGAGGACTACGTCGACGCGGTCGTGGCCGGTTGCGACGCGCTGCAGGTCCACAAGGTGCGCCCTGATCCGGACCGGTTTCTGGTGGAGCTGCGTGACTTCGTGCGGACCCAGGAGGAGCCGGTCATCTCCACCGCCCCGTATGCACAGTACTGCGTGATGCGCGAGGCGAGCCGCCACGTCACCGTGATGCTGGACGGTCAGGGTGCGGACGAGATGCTTGCCGGCTACCTGCCGTACTACCTGGTGAACCTGCGCGGCCTCCAACCGGTCCGGGCCGCCGCGGAACTGTCGCGGTCCCTCGACGTGCTGTGGCGGCTGAGCCGGTTCCGGCTGGCCGACACCGTACGCCGCCGCCGACTGGCACCGGCCGACGCCCTGCTCGGCCGAGACTTTGCCACGGCCTACCGGCACGAGCGTTTCCCGACGGTGAACAACGACATCAAGGCGCGCCTGGCCGAGGACCTGTTCCGGCACAGCCTGCCGGCCCTGCTGCGTTACGAGGACCGGAACACCATGCGGTTCTCCATCGAAGGACGGGTGCCATTCCTGGACACCACCCTGCTGCGCACGGTGTGGTCGCTGGACACCTCAGCCATCATTCACCGCGGCTGGAACAAGCGGGCACTGCGGGACGCGACCACCGATCTGCTGCCCCGGCTGGTGCATCGTCGCCGCGACAAGATTGGTTTCACCACGCCCGAGGACAGCTGGTTCAGGCGGATCAAGAACGACGTGTACCTAGTCTTCGCCTCGCAGTCGTTCGGCGCCCGACCCTACTTCGACCAGCCCGCCGTACTAAGGGCCTTCGAGGACTACGTAGCGGGCAGGGGCGGCGCGGAAAGCATGACGTTCTGGCGAATCCTCAACGTCGAACTGTGGCTGCGCGAATTCATCGACGCGCCACCGGCAGTCCGATCGGATTCAGGCGATCGCGTCACGTCCCTCAGGGCAGCCCGCCCCCAGGACGACGATTCGCACGCGGATCTCCCGGGGCTACACCCGCAGGCGCCCCCGAAGCCGGACTTCGTCCCCAACGCCCAGAAGGAACTGCTGCTAGCCGATGGCGCCTGGGCACGGTTTCCCCTTCGCACCGATCTCATCGCGACCGGCGACGACGTGCCGACGCTCGCCGCCACCCGGGTCGGGGAGTTCTTCAAGCAGGTACCCGAGATGCCACTCCCCGCCCAGCAACTGACGAACGCCGGACGCTGGTACCTGTTTGTCAGCGAGAAGGTGGTCGCGGTCGCCCAGGGACGGATCTTCAAGGTCGACGACATCCGCAGTGGGGTTTGGGCTCGACTCCTGTCCCGATTCGTCCGTCATACTCCGTACGGCATCGGGCTGGGGCACCCGGCCACGATGCAACTGGCCATCCAGGAGGTCGGGCTGCCGCGAATCCTGATCGCCTCGGCAGTCGCCGCCGCTGGCAAGGCGGTGGGGCGACGCGGGCTGTTCTATCAGGTCACAGGCCCGGCGGTGCGGGCGATCGACGGGCCCACCGAGTACTCGGCCTACCCGGCGAACATCTCGGCGAAGCTGGCGCCGACCGATCCGGCCAGGGTTTCCCGGGAGACCACAGCGGCGATCCGGGCGGTCCTGCCCACAGAGATCGCAGAGCGGTTCGGCGGCACCGTGGTGATCGATGCCAACGACTTCGGGCAGGACGTCCTGGGCCACGACGCTGATCTGCCCGAAGCGGTGTTGGCCCGCGCGTTCGCCGACAATCCCCTCGGCCAGGCGCGCGAGCAGACACCGTTCGCGGTCGTGGTCGACCAGGCATCCCGCGCTCCGGCGACATCGGATCGGTGCCGCTCCGGAACGCCGTCCAGGACTCGTTAG
- a CDS encoding DivIVA domain-containing protein, with product MRVFFRRAGRRQRSVLGPTCYRSAAYHPLRPWQVRQRRFRSTPLGRRGLDPQEVGEFLDRVAGDLAAVYDALARSRRETDRVKDALRRWQSEQTRARQADPDQGPRR from the coding sequence ATGCGCGTCTTCTTCCGGCGTGCCGGGCGTCGTCAGCGATCGGTCCTCGGGCCGACCTGCTACCGCTCGGCGGCCTACCATCCGCTGCGGCCGTGGCAGGTGCGCCAGCGGCGGTTCCGGTCGACGCCGCTGGGTCGGCGCGGGTTGGACCCGCAGGAGGTGGGGGAGTTCCTCGACCGGGTCGCCGGTGACCTGGCCGCCGTCTACGACGCGCTGGCCCGCAGCCGGCGGGAGACCGACCGGGTCAAGGACGCGCTACGCCGCTGGCAGTCCGAGCAGACCCGGGCCCGGCAGGCGGACCCGGACCAGGGGCCCCGCCGGTGA